Proteins from one Gimesia maris genomic window:
- a CDS encoding excinuclease ABC subunit UvrC has product MSDTDNLPDSEPPEAEPAVPAPEEAAQTPQEKVRQFPTTPGVYLMKDAQARVIYVGKAVNLKSRASSYFNQAAAVERRTAELVTEIADIDYLETETEVDALLLEARLIKDIRPRFNSELKDDKTFPYLEITTREDFPRVEFTRTPKSKGTKLYGPFTNAKQLRGTITVLQKIFRFRNCSLDIEEGDEKWRWFRPCLLHSINQCTAPCNLRISKEDYRKDINKLKLFLDGKKDRLLNEMRKEMLAASEAKLYEKAARLRDEIQLLESIKLRGNLEDHAQPEVFYIDPKKGMQGLKKVFGLPELPRRIEGVDIAHLQGGETVASLVQFIDGLPFKHGYKRFKIRTVKGIDDFASIREVVSRRIRRLHQEGETFPDILLIDGGKGQLNAAMTAMRELGVEPPFTISLAKREEEVYVPGETEPRRLSRHSYGLRLLQYVRDESHRFAQHYHHLLRKKSHFDE; this is encoded by the coding sequence GTGTCTGATACGGACAATCTTCCCGATAGTGAACCGCCCGAAGCGGAGCCAGCCGTTCCCGCGCCGGAAGAAGCTGCGCAGACACCGCAGGAAAAGGTCCGCCAGTTCCCCACTACGCCCGGCGTGTACCTGATGAAAGACGCGCAGGCCCGCGTGATTTACGTGGGGAAAGCCGTCAATCTGAAAAGTCGCGCCTCCAGTTATTTCAACCAGGCCGCAGCCGTCGAACGTCGCACCGCGGAACTGGTCACCGAAATCGCGGACATCGATTACCTGGAAACGGAGACCGAAGTCGACGCCCTGCTGCTCGAAGCACGGCTCATTAAGGACATTCGCCCGCGATTCAATTCGGAACTCAAAGACGACAAGACGTTTCCTTACCTGGAAATCACGACACGCGAAGATTTTCCGCGTGTCGAATTCACCCGTACGCCCAAGAGCAAAGGAACCAAGCTCTACGGCCCGTTCACCAACGCGAAACAGCTGCGGGGCACCATTACCGTGCTGCAGAAAATCTTCCGCTTCCGCAACTGTTCGCTGGACATCGAAGAGGGGGACGAAAAGTGGCGCTGGTTCCGCCCCTGTCTGCTGCACAGCATCAACCAGTGCACGGCTCCCTGTAACTTGCGGATCAGCAAAGAAGACTACCGCAAGGACATCAACAAGCTTAAACTGTTTCTCGACGGCAAAAAAGACCGGCTGCTCAACGAAATGCGAAAAGAGATGCTGGCCGCTTCGGAAGCCAAACTCTACGAGAAAGCGGCCCGGCTGCGGGATGAAATCCAGCTGCTCGAAAGCATCAAACTTCGCGGCAACCTGGAAGACCACGCGCAACCCGAAGTCTTTTACATCGACCCCAAAAAAGGAATGCAGGGTCTGAAGAAAGTTTTCGGCCTGCCCGAGCTGCCCCGGCGGATCGAAGGGGTCGACATCGCACATCTGCAGGGGGGCGAAACCGTCGCCAGCCTGGTGCAGTTCATCGACGGGCTGCCCTTCAAGCATGGCTACAAGCGATTCAAAATCCGCACGGTCAAAGGGATCGACGATTTCGCTTCGATCCGCGAAGTCGTCAGCCGCCGGATTCGTCGCCTGCATCAGGAGGGAGAAACATTCCCCGACATCCTGCTGATTGACGGCGGTAAAGGGCAGCTCAACGCGGCAATGACCGCGATGCGCGAACTGGGCGTCGAGCCCCCCTTCACAATCTCCCTGGCCAAACGGGAAGAAGAAGTCTACGTCCCCGGCGAAACCGAACCCCGCCGCCTGAGCCGCCATTCCTACGGCTTAAGACTCCTGCAATACGTCCGCGACGAATCCCACCGCTTCGCCCAGCATTATCATCATCTGCTCAGGAAAAAATCGCACTTTGATGAGTGA
- a CDS encoding DMT family transporter, translated as MNSQPDPLESKPATGHDRLAVVVLAGSACLMATGPILASVAMRQAGMGPFGTAFWRFAIAAPLLIVLAVAGRRRSQEQTPFVWPKTFARWLWIGGPGVALALVMGAWFTAMLYTTAAAATIMTNMQAPMVGLAAWILFGQRPRWLFFAGTCIAIVGVVGLLIAEPGPITMVGGNVTGDLIALIGAVAYAAYLLQIARLSRSYKPAEVIAMAASVAAVLLLPLPALLGEPYLPGNATGWWSLVGMSLVAQVFGHSALGWAVARVSSAASASVLLVQPVATAILGWLVLHELLDAWQIGAIGVILVGVFLAKRGAPATQPDENTPDRPVSS; from the coding sequence TTGAATAGCCAGCCAGACCCCCTGGAATCGAAGCCGGCTACCGGACATGATCGACTGGCGGTCGTGGTGCTGGCGGGGAGCGCCTGCTTGATGGCTACCGGGCCGATCCTGGCATCGGTTGCGATGCGTCAAGCGGGGATGGGGCCTTTTGGAACAGCGTTCTGGCGATTTGCAATCGCGGCTCCTTTGTTGATTGTATTGGCAGTAGCAGGACGCCGCCGCAGTCAGGAGCAGACGCCGTTTGTCTGGCCGAAGACTTTTGCGAGGTGGTTGTGGATCGGCGGACCGGGAGTGGCGCTGGCACTGGTCATGGGCGCGTGGTTTACAGCCATGCTCTATACCACGGCGGCGGCAGCCACAATTATGACCAACATGCAGGCACCCATGGTAGGACTCGCTGCATGGATCCTGTTCGGTCAGCGGCCGCGCTGGCTGTTCTTTGCGGGAACCTGCATCGCGATTGTCGGCGTCGTCGGATTGCTGATTGCCGAACCAGGGCCCATTACGATGGTGGGAGGCAATGTCACAGGTGACCTGATCGCGCTGATCGGCGCGGTTGCCTACGCAGCCTACCTGTTGCAGATCGCCCGATTGAGTCGCAGCTACAAACCAGCTGAGGTCATCGCCATGGCTGCGAGCGTGGCGGCGGTTTTGTTATTGCCACTTCCTGCGTTGTTGGGAGAACCCTATCTACCCGGCAACGCGACCGGCTGGTGGTCATTGGTCGGTATGTCCCTCGTGGCACAGGTTTTCGGCCACTCGGCACTGGGGTGGGCAGTCGCGCGGGTCTCCTCAGCAGCCTCGGCATCCGTATTATTAGTGCAGCCGGTCGCGACCGCCATTCTGGGTTGGCTGGTTCTGCATGAATTGCTTGACGCCTGGCAGATCGGCGCGATTGGCGTTATCCTGGTCGGCGTGTTTCTGGCCAAACGTGGTGCGCCGGCAACGCAGCCAGATGAAAATACTCCAGACAGACCAGTCAGCAGTTGA
- a CDS encoding carboxylate-amine ligase — MGTISFARNDYPTLGVELELQLVDTETYALSNSITEILAELPEETAKYVKPELMQSYLEINTDVCRTVGDVRQDLTGKLKDVTAAADKLGLKLFWAATHPFSSWRDQKITVNDRYYELVDLMQDVARRLVTFGLHIHVGVDSGDKAVMVCDRMLRYLPLLLSLSSNSPFWEGRNTGLHSNRSKIMEGLPTAGLPPTMRNWSEYTWLINHLISTGFINTIREIWWDIRPHHNFGTVEIRVCDMPANLEQVLSLTAFVQCMVKCISDEIDEGAYQLQHHPMMVQQNKWRATRYGIDASLVSSENYKLFSVIDTTKQLVDLVSPMSERLECTDELDRICDLVHKSGAKRQLEIMEATGDRREVVKQMIEENNDF; from the coding sequence ATGGGAACCATCTCCTTTGCCAGAAACGATTACCCGACACTGGGTGTGGAACTGGAACTGCAACTTGTCGATACAGAGACCTATGCGCTCTCGAACTCGATTACGGAAATACTGGCGGAACTGCCGGAAGAGACGGCCAAATACGTTAAGCCGGAACTGATGCAGAGTTACCTGGAGATCAATACTGACGTCTGTCGCACAGTCGGAGATGTGCGCCAGGATCTGACCGGTAAACTCAAAGATGTGACTGCCGCCGCCGACAAGCTGGGGCTGAAACTGTTCTGGGCGGCCACGCATCCGTTCTCTTCGTGGCGGGATCAGAAAATTACCGTGAACGATCGCTATTACGAACTCGTCGATCTGATGCAGGACGTTGCCCGCCGCCTGGTCACGTTCGGTCTGCACATTCATGTCGGCGTCGATTCCGGCGACAAAGCCGTCATGGTGTGTGATCGCATGCTGCGCTATCTGCCGCTGCTGCTCTCGCTCTCTTCGAACTCGCCTTTCTGGGAAGGCCGTAATACGGGCCTGCATTCGAACCGTTCAAAAATCATGGAAGGCCTGCCCACCGCCGGTCTGCCTCCCACGATGCGGAACTGGAGCGAATACACGTGGCTCATCAATCACCTGATCAGCACCGGCTTCATTAATACGATTCGTGAAATCTGGTGGGACATCCGCCCGCATCATAATTTCGGCACCGTCGAAATCCGCGTGTGCGATATGCCGGCCAACCTGGAGCAGGTGCTCTCCCTCACCGCGTTCGTGCAGTGCATGGTGAAATGCATTTCTGATGAAATCGACGAAGGTGCCTACCAGTTGCAACATCATCCGATGATGGTCCAGCAGAATAAATGGCGGGCGACCCGTTACGGCATCGATGCCAGCCTGGTCAGCAGTGAGAATTACAAACTGTTTTCCGTGATTGATACGACCAAGCAACTGGTGGATCTGGTTTCGCCGATGTCAGAACGCCTGGAGTGTACGGACGAATTGGACCGTATCTGTGACCTGGTGCATAAATCCGGGGCCAAGCGGCAGTTGGAGATCATGGAAGCGACCGGTGACCGCCGCGAAGTTGTCAAACAGATGATCGAAGAAAATAACGACTTCTGA
- a CDS encoding DUF5131 family protein: MSKSNIEWTESTWNPLTGCTKVSPGCKFCYAERLSKRLNAMGLKNYSNGFKLTLQPQMLERPLGWKKPQTIFVNSMSDLFHKEVEVEYIHRVFDVMRRAYWHRFQVLTKRADRLEELSPVIDWPENVWMGVSVENQDYTFRIDHLRHTNAHIKFLSIEPLIGPIDDLNLTDIDWVIVGGESGPGARPIEEEWVTKILNQCQEEKVPFFFKQWGGVNKKKTGRLLDGRTWDEMPDVENIEKAAS; this comes from the coding sequence ATGTCTAAATCAAATATTGAATGGACTGAATCAACTTGGAATCCGCTAACAGGTTGTACTAAAGTCAGTCCTGGTTGCAAATTTTGTTATGCAGAGCGTCTTTCAAAACGACTTAATGCTATGGGGCTGAAAAACTATTCAAACGGATTCAAATTAACTCTTCAGCCACAAATGCTCGAACGTCCTTTAGGGTGGAAAAAACCTCAAACAATTTTCGTTAATTCTATGAGCGACTTATTTCACAAAGAGGTTGAAGTTGAATACATTCATCGAGTATTTGACGTTATGAGAAGGGCGTATTGGCATCGATTCCAAGTATTAACCAAGAGGGCTGATCGACTTGAAGAATTAAGCCCTGTAATTGATTGGCCAGAGAATGTCTGGATGGGAGTGAGCGTGGAAAATCAAGATTATACTTTCCGTATAGATCATCTGAGACACACTAATGCTCATATAAAGTTCCTTTCAATCGAGCCACTTATAGGACCGATTGATGATCTAAATCTTACAGATATTGATTGGGTGATTGTCGGTGGTGAATCTGGGCCAGGCGCTCGACCAATCGAAGAAGAATGGGTCACAAAAATTCTTAATCAATGTCAAGAAGAGAAAGTCCCATTCTTTTTTAAACAATGGGGAGGAGTAAATAAAAAGAAAACTGGAAGGTTGCTGGATGGGCGAACTTGGGATGAAATGCCGGATGTCGAAAATATCGAAAAAGCGGCATCTTAA
- a CDS encoding N,N-dimethylformamidase beta subunit family domain-containing protein, with protein sequence MQEPNQERRNLLKGAVATSLASLAGSLSLGEAADAKADPDLIKRENQKEGSSDWQLTRIQLDKRDGFRSPKIEGYCSRQSVAAGEPIDIMVSTRPAQEFKIEIFRTGYYDGRGARLMKTLGPFQGKPQPVPQPGQKNLHECHWDAAVTLTIPDDWPSGVYLGRLSTLKDKTGYGYWQSYVVFIVKDDRPADILFQCSDNTWQAYNKWPSNYSVYTHPKGTQGPWADVSFDRPYAKYAQIYENPQSVGSGEWLCFEFPFAYWLEKHGYDVTYCSNSDMLTPEHGLKCKSFLSVGHDEYWDIRHYESVVKMRDAGVNLLFFSGNSVCWVTPMTASSDGRPNRIMFRGGPYGGKYKYAEARERDNGPFPHRGPDEGYLMGSRNVDPVNGGGDWVCELPEHWIFENTGMKKGDAIPGLIGWEYHGDPPADIPGLEVVAKGTALQGGVNPQQWTATIYPGPKNNFVFNASTIFWCQDLSSPPGHMLPWSHWSRPHGPDERVQQITHNIMRRATS encoded by the coding sequence ATGCAGGAACCAAACCAGGAACGCCGAAATCTATTAAAGGGCGCCGTTGCGACTTCTCTGGCATCGCTGGCAGGCAGTCTTTCGCTGGGTGAAGCTGCCGACGCGAAAGCCGATCCCGATTTAATCAAGCGTGAGAATCAGAAAGAGGGCTCCAGCGACTGGCAGTTGACTCGGATCCAGCTGGATAAACGTGATGGCTTTCGCTCACCCAAAATTGAAGGCTACTGTTCCCGACAAAGTGTCGCAGCGGGCGAGCCCATCGACATCATGGTCTCAACACGACCCGCGCAGGAATTCAAAATCGAAATCTTTCGCACCGGTTATTACGACGGACGTGGTGCGCGGCTGATGAAAACACTGGGACCGTTTCAGGGTAAACCACAGCCCGTGCCTCAACCGGGTCAGAAGAATCTGCATGAATGTCACTGGGATGCCGCGGTGACGTTGACGATTCCCGATGACTGGCCCAGCGGCGTCTACCTGGGACGACTCTCAACGTTGAAAGATAAAACCGGCTACGGATACTGGCAGAGTTATGTCGTGTTCATCGTCAAAGATGATCGTCCCGCGGATATCCTGTTTCAGTGTTCGGACAATACCTGGCAGGCGTATAACAAGTGGCCCAGCAATTATTCGGTCTACACTCATCCCAAAGGGACGCAAGGTCCGTGGGCCGACGTCAGCTTTGATCGACCCTATGCCAAGTACGCGCAGATTTATGAGAACCCGCAGTCCGTCGGTTCGGGGGAATGGCTCTGCTTCGAATTTCCGTTTGCTTACTGGCTGGAAAAACATGGCTACGATGTGACCTACTGTTCCAACAGCGACATGCTGACTCCCGAGCATGGCCTGAAATGCAAATCGTTTCTCTCGGTCGGCCACGATGAATACTGGGATATCAGGCATTATGAATCGGTCGTGAAAATGCGTGACGCGGGCGTGAACCTGCTGTTCTTCTCCGGGAACTCGGTCTGCTGGGTGACACCGATGACAGCCAGTTCGGATGGTCGCCCGAATCGTATCATGTTTCGTGGCGGGCCGTATGGCGGCAAGTACAAATACGCGGAAGCCCGCGAGCGGGATAACGGACCGTTTCCACATCGCGGCCCTGACGAAGGTTATCTGATGGGTTCGCGCAATGTCGACCCGGTCAACGGCGGCGGCGACTGGGTCTGTGAACTGCCTGAGCACTGGATCTTCGAAAATACCGGCATGAAAAAAGGGGACGCGATTCCCGGTCTGATCGGCTGGGAGTATCACGGCGATCCTCCCGCCGACATCCCCGGTCTGGAAGTCGTGGCAAAAGGAACCGCGCTGCAGGGAGGCGTCAATCCGCAGCAGTGGACGGCGACCATATATCCCGGGCCGAAAAACAACTTCGTCTTCAACGCCTCGACAATCTTCTGGTGCCAGGATCTCTCCAGTCCGCCCGGACATATGCTGCCCTGGTCACACTGGTCGCGACCACACGGACCCGATGAACGCGTGCAGCAGATCACACATAACATCATGAGACGAGCCACTTCCTGA
- a CDS encoding endonuclease/exonuclease/phosphatase family protein, whose translation MNNSQQSLLTRTSERVTKLIGVVTTGVTLLLWIGVSVCYLWQPDACAAVTVYPSWCWFVGGLFLALILLRAKRQRVALVSIGLWFVFLVVFADTPLSLWRGLWNPPDVVAQPGQIPLRVISLNAHGSSKAVAALEQWQPDLILIQETPGAGTLREVGQTILGENSGLLAGVDASILSRTPLEPVASSVNYTIGKVRVKTGQEVLVVSLRLTPPPFRADLWNPECWRAYRDQRIHQRDELQQLSRRLSELPTDLPVIVGGDFNVNPRDPIFRELPANLRDAFTSAGVGWGNTITNEAPFLRIDQVWCDTRFQPLRVIAELSEDTDHRSVIADLLLEPGKE comes from the coding sequence ATGAATAACTCGCAGCAGTCTCTCTTAACGCGTACATCCGAGCGCGTTACGAAGCTGATTGGAGTTGTAACCACCGGCGTGACGCTTTTGCTGTGGATTGGCGTCAGTGTCTGTTACCTGTGGCAACCCGATGCCTGCGCCGCGGTAACCGTTTATCCGAGCTGGTGCTGGTTTGTCGGCGGTTTGTTTCTGGCTCTGATTCTGTTGCGGGCGAAACGGCAGCGGGTGGCGTTAGTCTCAATCGGACTCTGGTTTGTGTTCCTCGTCGTGTTTGCCGATACGCCACTCAGTCTTTGGCGGGGGCTTTGGAATCCACCCGATGTTGTAGCGCAGCCGGGACAGATTCCGCTGCGGGTGATTTCACTCAACGCGCATGGCAGCAGCAAAGCAGTCGCAGCGCTGGAACAATGGCAGCCGGACCTGATTCTGATCCAGGAGACACCGGGCGCGGGAACGCTGCGTGAGGTGGGTCAAACCATACTGGGTGAAAATTCCGGTCTGCTGGCGGGCGTGGATGCTTCGATTCTGAGTCGCACTCCCCTCGAACCCGTGGCGTCGTCCGTGAATTACACCATCGGGAAAGTCAGAGTCAAAACGGGACAGGAGGTCCTCGTCGTTTCGTTGCGTCTGACGCCGCCCCCCTTTCGCGCGGACCTGTGGAACCCGGAGTGCTGGCGTGCCTACCGTGATCAGCGAATTCATCAGCGCGATGAGCTGCAGCAGCTCAGTCGTCGCCTGTCAGAACTGCCGACCGATCTGCCAGTGATTGTGGGCGGCGACTTCAACGTCAATCCCCGCGATCCCATTTTCCGGGAACTGCCGGCAAATCTACGCGATGCCTTTACCAGCGCAGGTGTCGGCTGGGGAAATACCATCACCAACGAAGCCCCGTTCCTGCGAATTGACCAGGTATGGTGTGATACTCGCTTCCAGCCGCTGCGGGTTATCGCAGAACTGAGTGAAGATACAGACCACCGGTCGGTGATAGCGGACCTGCTGCTGGAGCCGGGTAAGGAATGA
- the ahr gene encoding NADPH-dependent aldehyde reductase Ahr: MGYEAWVTSDIGAPFSRQTLEREPLGPEEVEVAVEHCGVCHSDLSMWQNEWDMTTLPAVFGHEVIGRVTALGSQAKGLSVGQRVGVGWFSGSCMHCRQCLSGDQHLCLEGQPTIAGHLGGFASSVRAHWAWTIPLPDGLNFADAGPLLCGGITVFNPLSRFATPKSRVGIVGIGGLGHMAVKFASAYGCDVTAFTSRESKFDEARGFGAHHVVASRDSAAILELENSLDLLIVTVNVPLDWDALLKTLAPNGRMHVVGAVLEPIPVPVFTLLTRQASVSGSPTGSPVTMAEMLDFAARHNIAPQTEHFPMRQINEAFQHVSEGKARYRVVLDADI, encoded by the coding sequence ATGGGTTATGAAGCCTGGGTTACAAGCGATATCGGAGCCCCGTTTAGCAGGCAGACACTGGAGCGGGAACCGCTGGGACCCGAAGAGGTGGAGGTGGCGGTTGAGCATTGCGGCGTCTGTCATTCAGATCTTTCCATGTGGCAGAACGAGTGGGACATGACCACCCTGCCTGCCGTCTTTGGTCATGAAGTCATCGGCCGGGTCACCGCACTGGGATCGCAGGCGAAAGGGTTAAGCGTCGGACAACGGGTTGGCGTGGGCTGGTTCAGCGGCAGCTGCATGCATTGCCGACAGTGTCTGTCTGGAGATCAGCATTTATGCCTGGAAGGGCAGCCCACGATCGCCGGTCACCTGGGAGGCTTTGCCAGTTCCGTCCGCGCTCACTGGGCCTGGACGATCCCGCTGCCCGATGGTCTGAACTTTGCCGATGCCGGTCCCCTGTTGTGTGGCGGTATTACGGTCTTCAATCCGCTCAGCCGATTCGCAACGCCTAAGAGTCGCGTGGGCATCGTCGGCATCGGGGGGCTCGGACATATGGCGGTGAAATTTGCGTCCGCGTACGGCTGCGATGTGACCGCCTTCACCTCCCGCGAAAGCAAGTTCGACGAAGCCCGCGGTTTCGGCGCACATCATGTTGTCGCCAGCCGGGACTCGGCTGCAATCCTGGAGCTGGAGAATTCCCTGGACCTGCTGATCGTCACCGTGAACGTCCCTCTCGACTGGGACGCCCTGTTGAAAACGCTCGCCCCCAATGGCAGGATGCATGTGGTAGGCGCGGTCCTGGAACCGATTCCGGTTCCCGTCTTCACGCTACTCACTCGCCAGGCCAGTGTGAGCGGCTCTCCCACCGGTTCCCCTGTCACGATGGCCGAGATGCTCGATTTCGCCGCCCGACACAACATCGCCCCGCAGACCGAACACTTCCCCATGCGCCAGATCAACGAAGCCTTTCAGCACGTGTCCGAAGGCAAAGCCCGCTATCGCGTGGTGCTCGATGCTGATATTTGA
- a CDS encoding M20 metallopeptidase family protein, whose translation MASFSLDQTDIRAFYQAVAKQLEQVLSKLEPTIIDIRRTLHKNPEISGEEKQTSQLICKTLETIGLAPKLMKNGVGVIADMTLGTPPADAPLIGIRADIDALRITDLKEVEYCSHNPGVGHLCGHDAHTSIALGAALGLHRCSELFEKDWPGQGMRLRFIFQPAEEICLGARWMVEQGAVDDVSAIIGLHMDPEIIAGAAKIRYGVMTAFCDEVHFEIHGMGAHAARPHHGNDPITTAAQLISSLYQNLPRSIDSRTPAVFTIGQIASGLAPNVIPEIAHLKGSLRSTNDQARAVLHQRIEDIAAGIARSTGTRIEVLFQSPLPAVVNDHNISAALEQASKDVLGVQQVGLIDLPSMGGEDFSIYLQQIPGAMLRLGCAHPDVKAVFLHSPYFDIDERALIIGSRIMLQTAMLLSLNPRLIQKGN comes from the coding sequence GTGGCATCCTTTTCGCTCGATCAGACCGACATCAGAGCCTTCTACCAGGCCGTTGCAAAACAACTCGAACAGGTACTCAGCAAACTGGAGCCGACGATTATCGATATTCGTCGCACCCTGCATAAAAACCCCGAGATCAGCGGCGAAGAAAAACAGACGTCTCAACTGATCTGCAAAACACTGGAAACAATTGGACTTGCACCAAAGCTGATGAAAAACGGCGTGGGCGTGATCGCCGATATGACGCTGGGAACTCCGCCTGCTGACGCACCGCTGATCGGCATTCGCGCCGACATCGACGCTTTGCGAATTACCGATCTGAAAGAAGTCGAATACTGTTCGCATAATCCGGGCGTCGGTCATCTGTGTGGTCACGATGCCCATACCTCGATTGCGCTGGGCGCGGCACTGGGTCTCCATCGCTGTTCCGAACTGTTTGAGAAAGACTGGCCCGGCCAGGGAATGCGGCTGCGATTCATTTTTCAACCGGCGGAAGAAATCTGCCTGGGTGCCCGCTGGATGGTGGAACAGGGCGCCGTCGATGACGTGAGCGCGATTATCGGCCTGCATATGGACCCGGAAATCATCGCCGGGGCTGCCAAAATCCGTTATGGTGTGATGACCGCCTTCTGCGATGAAGTCCACTTTGAAATTCATGGGATGGGCGCGCATGCCGCGCGTCCCCATCATGGGAATGACCCGATTACGACTGCCGCGCAGTTGATCTCCAGCCTGTATCAGAATCTGCCCCGCTCCATCGATTCGCGCACCCCCGCCGTCTTTACCATCGGCCAGATCGCTTCGGGCCTCGCTCCGAATGTGATCCCTGAAATTGCGCATCTGAAAGGCTCGCTGCGTTCCACGAACGACCAGGCCCGCGCTGTCCTGCATCAGCGAATTGAAGACATCGCTGCCGGCATTGCCCGCAGCACAGGAACTCGAATTGAGGTCCTGTTTCAATCCCCCCTGCCCGCCGTCGTCAACGACCATAACATTTCTGCTGCCCTGGAACAGGCATCAAAAGACGTGCTGGGCGTGCAGCAGGTCGGCCTGATTGACCTGCCCAGCATGGGGGGAGAAGATTTTTCGATTTACCTGCAGCAGATACCCGGAGCCATGTTGCGGCTGGGCTGTGCCCATCCCGATGTGAAAGCGGTGTTTCTGCATTCCCCGTATTTCGATATCGACGAGCGGGCCCTTATAATAGGCAGTCGCATCATGCTGCAGACTGCTATGTTACTTTCATTGAACCCCAGGCTCATCCAAAAAGGGAATTAG
- a CDS encoding three-Cys-motif partner protein TcmP: MAKNFFTESLEQSVIKTSIVSKYFSVWAKVIKRAVIQKNSKLAYIDLFAGPGRYNDGTKSTPLLVLEQAIDDDFLRERLVTIFNDKEGTSTDKLTDEIKRLPGIENLKYKPTVYTGEVGEDIIKIFEKTRFVPTFFFVDPWGYKGLSLQLINSVLKHWGCDCVFFFNYNRINMGLNNSIVKSHMDALFGETRADLLRQELDDLDPEARELTIVETIGEALQEMGGKYVLPFRFRNKKGVRTSHHLIFVSKNIRGYEIMKDIMAKESSEEEQGVPTFEYNPSIKKQGLLFELSRPLDDLGEMLLDVFSGRTMRMIDIFNEHHVGRRFVSRNYKDILKLLEKQNKISTDPPVDKRKKGTFGDSVKVTFP; encoded by the coding sequence ATGGCAAAGAATTTTTTCACTGAGTCCTTAGAGCAATCTGTTATCAAAACGTCAATAGTCTCAAAGTACTTCAGTGTTTGGGCTAAAGTTATAAAGAGGGCTGTTATTCAAAAAAATTCAAAGCTAGCGTATATCGACCTGTTTGCTGGTCCGGGACGATATAATGATGGAACAAAATCAACACCCTTATTGGTTTTAGAGCAAGCGATTGATGATGATTTTTTGCGGGAAAGATTAGTTACAATATTTAATGATAAAGAGGGAACTTCTACGGATAAATTAACTGATGAAATTAAGAGGCTTCCCGGTATCGAGAATTTAAAATACAAACCAACTGTTTACACTGGTGAGGTTGGTGAAGATATCATAAAGATCTTTGAGAAAACTAGGTTCGTTCCTACTTTTTTCTTTGTTGATCCTTGGGGATATAAAGGTCTATCGCTCCAACTGATTAATTCTGTTCTCAAGCATTGGGGATGCGATTGCGTTTTTTTCTTTAATTATAATCGCATAAATATGGGGCTAAATAATTCGATAGTAAAGTCGCATATGGATGCTTTATTTGGTGAGACGCGTGCTGATTTATTAAGACAGGAACTTGACGATTTAGACCCTGAAGCTCGCGAACTTACTATCGTGGAGACAATAGGCGAGGCTTTGCAGGAAATGGGGGGGAAATATGTCTTACCATTTCGTTTTCGAAACAAAAAAGGAGTCAGAACAAGTCACCATCTAATTTTCGTATCCAAAAATATTCGTGGGTACGAAATAATGAAAGACATAATGGCAAAAGAAAGCTCTGAAGAAGAACAGGGCGTACCAACATTTGAATACAACCCTTCTATAAAAAAACAAGGTTTACTTTTTGAACTTTCGAGACCACTTGATGATCTAGGAGAGATGTTACTTGATGTGTTTAGTGGCAGAACTATGAGAATGATTGATATATTTAATGAGCATCATGTTGGGAGACGATTTGTCTCTAGGAACTATAAAGATATTTTAAAGCTCTTGGAAAAACAGAATAAGATATCCACAGACCCTCCAGTTGATAAACGTAAAAAAGGTACTTTCGGCGATAGTGTCAAAGTAACTTTTCCATAG